From Camelina sativa cultivar DH55 chromosome 7, Cs, whole genome shotgun sequence, one genomic window encodes:
- the LOC104704792 gene encoding glutathione S-transferase T3-like, whose product MESNNTPNSQSQSYFSLLNFPYDSFAPNVNIDSSQIPSFSSQTSSQSSQPPSQTEETAEQRTERRIWSAQDDLVLISAWLNTSKDAIVGNDQPYGSFWKRIGEYYATSDHVLGGGEPRLPDHCRQRWQKISREVSKFCGAYTEAKGEKASGMNDVDILQNAHQLYTKLYKRKFGLEYAWNVLRYEQKWINLEPMNPNPKTTSSNKRKADDAAPSSGSVVGEHESRPAGIKAMKKSRNKGKEKAAPSTEFSHMWDIKKKDLEGMKELQKMSILDTLIAKEETLDEDEKALKKKLMAELF is encoded by the coding sequence ATGGAATCAAATAATACTCCTAACAGTCAGTCTCAATCCTACTTTAGTCTTCTAAACTTCCCATACGACAGCTTTGCTCCCAATGTAAACATTGATTCCTCTCAAATCCCTTCTTTTAGTTCACAAACTAGTTCACAGTCGAGTCAACCTCCTAGTCAAACAGAAGAGACAGCAGAACAGCGTACGGAGAGAAGGATATGGTCCGCACAAGATGACTTAGTCCTAATAAGTGCCTGGTTAAACACATCGAAGGATGCAATTGTTGGGAATGATCAACCGTATGGGTCCTTTTGGAAGCGCATTGGTGAATATTATGCAACAAGTGATCATGTCCTTGGTGGTGGTGAACCAAGGCTCCCTGATCATTGTAGACAACGATGGCAAAAAATCAGCAGGGAAGTTAGTAAGTTCTGTGGAGCATACACAGAGGCAAAGGGTGAGAAAGCTAGTGGCATGAATGATGTGGATATTCTGCAGAATGCTCACCAACTATACACTAAGCTGTACAAGAGGAAGTTTGGTTTGGAGTATGCTTGGAATGTGCTTCGCTATGAACAGAAATGGATTAATTTAGAGCCTATGAACCCCAATCCAAAGACAACCAGctctaataaaagaaaagccGATGATGCTGCACCATCTTCAGGGTCTGTTGTGGGTGAGCACGAGAGCAGGCCTGCTGGAATAAAGGCAATGAAAAAATCAAGGAACAAAGGTAAAGAGAAGGCTGCACCATCGACAGAGTTTAGTCACATGTGGGATATCAAAAAGAAGGATTTAGAGGGCATGAAAGAACTTCAAAAGATGTCCATTCTTGACACTCTCATTGCCAAGGAAGAAACgctagatgaagatgaaaaagctcTAAAGAAAAAGCTAATGGCTGAACTGTTTTAG